One segment of Agromyces albus DNA contains the following:
- a CDS encoding esterase-like activity of phytase family protein, producing MPHRSARAQMRFLALAAAAATAAFILVPSPAIAAGNGEPQGPSAKIVEPTLVARATLSADHLEAGPPSGALASAANGRTGPFAGQVVPGFSAMIDNGDGTFWAQPDNGFGSKANSSDFLLRSYLVRPDWETAGGGDGSIAIERFISYNDANHVLDFPIVNESTPERLLTGADFDIESIVQAKDGSFWVGEEFGPFLLHFDADGTLLEKPVPLPGGAKSPQNPYLAAGETPRVRASRGFEALAGSTSGRHLYPVLEGAYADDPDLRRREILEFDTTSGSYTGRTWNYQADQDANVVGDAFTVRNDVLLLVERDDFEGEQAVTKRVYEIDLSRTDHEGYVEKSLVLDALRIANPDLLGAGDGYGTGEVFSLPVQSFETVVRLRDGRLLIGNDNNYPGNDARITGTPDDTEFDLIDLEKERVPSSDITVVSHRGASGYRPEHTLAAYETAITQCADFIEPDVVATKDGVLVARHENEISGTTDVASRSEFASRKATKTIDGATVTGWFTEDFTLAELKTLRAIERLPQIRPQNTAFNGLYQVPTLDEVIDLARHSVSCQGEPIGVYPETKHPTYFDSIGLSLEEPLVAQLSRNGVDDADTPVIVQSFEVANLKELDGLTDVALAQLISSIGRPYDFTVAGDARTYADLVTPAGLAEIASYADGIGIEKSVAIPRNADGTLGTPTPVIADAHAAGLDVHGWTFRRENAFLPAEFRSSADPAGIGDLGGEIRVFVEAGLDGLFSDNPDVAVAAID from the coding sequence ATGCCACATCGCTCAGCTCGCGCGCAGATGCGCTTCCTCGCCCTAGCCGCGGCGGCCGCCACCGCGGCCTTCATCCTCGTCCCCTCTCCCGCGATCGCGGCCGGCAACGGCGAGCCGCAGGGCCCTTCGGCCAAGATCGTCGAGCCGACGCTCGTCGCCCGCGCGACGCTCTCGGCGGACCACCTCGAGGCGGGGCCGCCGTCCGGCGCGCTGGCTTCGGCTGCGAACGGCCGCACCGGCCCGTTCGCCGGACAGGTCGTGCCGGGCTTCTCCGCGATGATCGACAACGGCGACGGCACCTTCTGGGCCCAGCCCGACAACGGCTTCGGCTCGAAGGCGAACTCGTCCGACTTCCTGCTGCGCAGCTACCTCGTGCGCCCCGACTGGGAGACGGCCGGCGGTGGCGACGGATCGATCGCGATCGAGCGCTTCATCTCCTACAACGACGCGAACCACGTGCTCGACTTCCCGATCGTGAACGAGTCGACCCCCGAGCGACTGCTGACGGGAGCGGACTTCGACATCGAGTCGATCGTGCAGGCGAAGGACGGCTCGTTCTGGGTCGGCGAGGAGTTCGGCCCGTTCCTCCTGCACTTCGACGCCGACGGCACGCTCCTCGAGAAGCCGGTCCCGCTGCCGGGCGGCGCCAAGTCGCCGCAGAACCCCTATCTCGCTGCGGGCGAGACGCCCCGGGTGCGCGCGAGCCGCGGGTTCGAGGCGCTCGCGGGATCGACGAGCGGTCGACACCTCTACCCGGTGCTGGAGGGCGCATACGCCGACGACCCCGACCTCCGGCGTCGCGAGATCCTCGAGTTCGACACGACCTCCGGTTCCTACACCGGACGCACGTGGAACTACCAGGCCGACCAGGACGCGAACGTCGTCGGTGACGCGTTCACCGTGCGCAATGACGTGCTGCTCCTCGTCGAGCGCGACGACTTCGAGGGCGAGCAGGCGGTCACCAAGCGCGTCTATGAGATCGACCTCTCGCGTACCGATCATGAGGGCTACGTCGAGAAGTCGCTCGTGCTCGACGCCCTGCGCATCGCCAACCCCGACCTCCTCGGCGCGGGCGACGGCTACGGAACGGGCGAGGTGTTCTCGCTGCCGGTGCAGTCGTTCGAGACCGTCGTGCGCTTGCGCGACGGGCGCCTCCTCATCGGCAACGACAACAACTACCCGGGCAATGACGCACGCATCACCGGTACGCCGGATGACACCGAGTTCGATCTCATCGACCTCGAGAAGGAGCGCGTCCCCTCCTCGGACATCACCGTCGTGAGCCACCGTGGTGCGAGCGGCTACCGCCCTGAGCACACCCTCGCGGCCTACGAGACGGCGATCACGCAGTGCGCCGACTTCATCGAGCCCGACGTGGTCGCGACGAAGGACGGCGTCCTCGTCGCCCGCCACGAGAACGAGATCAGCGGCACGACGGATGTCGCGTCCCGCTCCGAGTTCGCCTCCCGCAAGGCCACGAAGACGATCGACGGCGCCACGGTGACCGGCTGGTTCACCGAGGACTTCACGCTCGCCGAGCTGAAGACCCTCCGCGCGATCGAGCGCCTCCCGCAGATTCGTCCGCAGAACACCGCGTTCAACGGCCTCTACCAGGTGCCGACGCTCGACGAGGTCATCGACCTCGCGCGGCACTCGGTGAGCTGCCAGGGTGAGCCGATCGGCGTGTACCCCGAGACGAAGCACCCGACGTACTTCGACTCGATCGGCCTCTCGCTCGAGGAGCCGCTCGTCGCCCAGCTCTCGCGGAACGGCGTCGACGACGCCGATACCCCGGTCATCGTGCAGAGCTTCGAGGTTGCGAACCTGAAGGAGCTCGACGGGCTGACGGACGTCGCCCTCGCCCAGCTCATCAGCTCGATCGGCCGGCCGTACGACTTCACCGTCGCCGGCGATGCGCGCACCTATGCCGACCTCGTGACCCCCGCCGGGCTCGCCGAGATCGCGAGCTACGCCGACGGCATCGGCATCGAGAAGAGCGTCGCGATCCCGCGCAACGCCGACGGCACGCTCGGCACGCCGACCCCCGTCATCGCCGACGCGCACGCAGCAGGCCTCGACGTGCACGGCTGGACCTTCCGCCGCGAGAACGCCTTCCTCCCTGCCGAGTTTCGATCCAGCGCCGACCCCGCCGGGATCGGCGACCTCGGCGGCGAGATCCGGGTCTTCGTCGAGGCAGGCCTCGACGGACTGTTCAGCGACAATCCCGACGTCGCGGTCGCGGCCATCGACTGA
- the efp gene encoding elongation factor P yields MASTADIKNGVVLNIDGQLWSVIEFQHVKPGKGGAFVRTKLKNVVSGKTVDRTYNAGTKIDVENVDRRDFTYLYNDGEAFVFMDASDYDQLTVPATVVGDAANFMLENQSVTIALNNGNPLYVELPASVVLEITYTEPGLQGDRSTGGTKPATVETGYEIQVPLFLETGTKVKVDTRTGDYLGRVND; encoded by the coding sequence ATGGCAAGCACCGCTGACATCAAGAACGGCGTCGTCCTGAACATCGACGGCCAGCTCTGGAGCGTCATCGAGTTCCAGCACGTCAAGCCCGGCAAGGGCGGTGCGTTCGTCCGGACGAAGCTGAAGAACGTGGTCTCGGGCAAGACCGTCGACCGCACCTACAACGCGGGCACGAAGATCGACGTCGAGAACGTCGACCGTCGCGACTTCACCTATCTCTACAACGACGGCGAAGCCTTCGTCTTCATGGACGCGAGCGACTACGACCAGCTCACGGTGCCCGCCACGGTCGTCGGCGACGCGGCGAACTTCATGCTCGAGAACCAGTCCGTCACGATCGCCCTGAACAACGGCAATCCGCTCTACGTCGAGCTCCCGGCATCCGTCGTGCTCGAGATCACCTACACCGAGCCGGGTCTGCAGGGCGACCGGTCCACCGGCGGAACGAAGCCGGCGACCGTCGAGACCGGCTACGAGATCCAGGTTCCGCTCTTCCTCGAGACGGGCACCAAGGTCAAGGTCGACACACGTACCGGCGACTACCTCGGCCGCGTGAACGACTAG
- the nusB gene encoding transcription antitermination factor NusB → MSARTKARKRALDMLYSADMRQVPVEQMLVVEAEKAVSEPERAASWLYAREIVDGIVDHRAEIDELIETHSRGWTLDRMPAVDRALLRIGVWEILYNDAVPDPVAISEAVEAATVLSTDDSAGFVNGLLAAISHSKG, encoded by the coding sequence GTGAGCGCTCGCACCAAGGCGCGCAAGCGCGCGCTCGACATGCTGTACTCGGCCGACATGCGGCAGGTGCCGGTCGAGCAGATGCTCGTCGTCGAAGCGGAGAAGGCCGTCAGCGAGCCCGAGCGCGCGGCTTCGTGGCTCTACGCGCGCGAGATCGTCGACGGCATCGTCGACCACCGCGCCGAGATCGACGAGCTCATCGAGACCCACTCACGCGGGTGGACCCTCGACCGGATGCCGGCGGTCGACCGGGCGCTCCTGCGCATCGGGGTCTGGGAGATCCTCTACAACGACGCGGTGCCCGACCCCGTCGCGATCTCCGAAGCCGTCGAAGCGGCGACCGTGCTGTCGACGGATGACTCGGCCGGGTTCGTGAACGGCCTGCTCGCGGCGATCTCGCACTCCAAAGGGTAG
- a CDS encoding type II 3-dehydroquinate dehydratase, protein MTSTILVLNGPNLGRLGTREPEVYGSETLADIETALAASVPDGVSIDLRQTDDEAELIAWIHHAVDERVPVVLNPAAFTHYSYALRDAAAQLRQAGVPLVEVHLSNPHTRETFRHTSVISGVATGVIAGFGSDSYRLAVDWILRHA, encoded by the coding sequence GTGACCTCCACGATCCTCGTCCTCAACGGACCGAACCTCGGCCGGCTCGGCACGCGCGAGCCCGAGGTGTACGGCAGCGAGACGCTCGCCGACATCGAGACGGCGCTCGCGGCATCCGTGCCCGACGGGGTGTCGATCGACCTCAGACAGACCGACGACGAGGCCGAGCTCATCGCGTGGATCCACCACGCCGTCGACGAGCGAGTGCCGGTCGTGCTGAACCCGGCTGCCTTCACCCATTACAGCTATGCGCTTCGGGATGCCGCCGCGCAGCTCAGGCAAGCGGGCGTGCCGCTCGTCGAGGTGCACCTCTCGAACCCGCACACGCGCGAGACCTTCCGGCACACGAGTGTCATCTCGGGGGTCGCCACGGGCGTCATCGCGGGCTTCGGATCCGACTCCTACCGGTTGGCCGTCGATTGGATTCTGCGACACGCGTGA
- a CDS encoding shikimate dehydrogenase, with amino-acid sequence MRRLAVLGSPIAHSKSPGLHRAAYRLLGLDWEYSAIEMRGDGLAAFMEGLDDSWRGLSLTMPLKQDVLPLLDDVEELAVLAGAANTVLFDDGRRRGFNTDVAGIVRALGEAGVARVRHGVVIGGGATAASALVAMAELGAAHVRVLVRRPGAAAELIALGSRLGLVVDEARIDELALAREAELIVSTVPGGTDLGVAASDSLVHSAALLDVAYDPWPSPLAAGWIAAGGTVVHGLGMLLHQALIQVRIFVHGDPLAPLPDEDAVLAVMRESL; translated from the coding sequence ATGCGCCGACTCGCGGTGCTCGGTTCGCCGATCGCCCACTCGAAGAGCCCAGGACTCCACCGCGCCGCCTACCGGCTGCTCGGCCTCGATTGGGAGTACTCCGCGATCGAGATGCGCGGCGATGGCCTCGCCGCATTCATGGAGGGACTGGATGACTCGTGGCGGGGGCTCTCGCTCACGATGCCGCTCAAGCAGGACGTGCTTCCGCTGCTCGACGACGTCGAAGAGCTCGCGGTGCTTGCCGGTGCAGCGAACACCGTGCTCTTCGACGACGGCAGGCGGCGCGGCTTCAACACCGACGTCGCGGGCATCGTGCGCGCGCTCGGTGAGGCGGGCGTCGCCCGCGTGCGTCACGGGGTCGTGATCGGCGGCGGCGCGACCGCCGCGTCCGCACTCGTCGCAATGGCCGAGCTGGGCGCCGCGCACGTGCGGGTGCTCGTTCGGCGGCCTGGCGCCGCCGCGGAGCTGATCGCGCTCGGCTCGCGACTCGGCCTCGTGGTCGACGAGGCACGCATCGACGAGCTCGCACTGGCGCGCGAGGCCGAGCTCATCGTGAGCACCGTTCCCGGTGGCACGGACCTCGGCGTCGCGGCATCCGACAGCCTCGTGCACAGCGCGGCCCTGCTCGACGTCGCATACGACCCGTGGCCGTCGCCGCTCGCCGCCGGCTGGATCGCCGCGGGCGGCACGGTCGTGCACGGACTCGGGATGCTGCTGCACCAAGCGCTCATCCAAGTGCGGATCTTCGTGCACGGCGATCCGCTCGCACCGCTTCCCGACGAAGACGCCGTGCTCGCCGTCATGCGCGAATCCCTGTAG
- a CDS encoding shikimate kinase gives MGAGKSRVGQRLATAIDAPFIDTDARITERYGPIDEIFDREGEEYFRIIEREIVADALREESVISLGGGAVLHPETQADLEDLAVVWLQVSPEAVAPRLSGSTRPLLAEGGIGAWKAILESRRPVYEALADLRIDTSRRSVARIVEEITEWFGGAR, from the coding sequence ATGGGTGCCGGCAAGTCACGCGTGGGCCAACGGCTCGCCACGGCCATCGACGCCCCCTTCATCGACACCGACGCCCGGATCACCGAGCGCTACGGCCCGATCGACGAGATCTTCGATCGCGAGGGCGAGGAATACTTCCGCATCATCGAGCGCGAGATCGTCGCCGACGCGTTGCGGGAGGAGTCCGTGATCTCGCTCGGCGGGGGCGCCGTGCTGCACCCCGAGACGCAGGCCGACCTCGAGGACCTGGCGGTCGTGTGGCTGCAGGTCTCGCCCGAGGCGGTGGCACCGCGACTCTCGGGCAGCACCCGACCGCTCCTCGCCGAAGGCGGCATCGGGGCGTGGAAGGCGATCCTCGAGTCGCGGCGGCCCGTGTACGAGGCGCTCGCCGACCTGCGCATCGACACCTCGCGCCGCTCGGTCGCGCGGATCGTCGAGGAGATCACCGAGTGGTTCGGAGGAGCACGATGA
- the aroB gene encoding 3-dehydroquinate synthase, with translation MTASETRTTIHVGGDDEYDVVIGRGVLAELPEVLGTAPKKVLVVHPSTLGARAAALREELQGRYEVLLAEVPDAEAAKRVEVAAFCWQVLGQADFTRSDAVIGLGGGAITDLAGFVAATWLRGVRVVQVPTTVLGMVDASVGGKTGINTNEGKNLVGVFHAPAAVLCDFDLLDTLPKNEILAGFAEIVKAGFIRYPEILDVIEADPEAATDPATPEFRRVVELAIRMKAEVVSEDFTEQGLREILNYGHTLGHAIEHAERYQWRHGAAVAVGMMFAAELGRLNGRLSDEVVDRHRRVLELLSLPTTYPAGRWNTLLATMQRDKKARGGALRFIVLDDIARPTVLHAPDQSLLFAAYQEIGS, from the coding sequence ATGACGGCGAGCGAGACGCGAACGACGATCCACGTCGGGGGCGACGACGAGTACGACGTCGTGATCGGGCGAGGGGTGCTCGCCGAGCTCCCCGAAGTGCTCGGCACGGCACCGAAGAAGGTGCTCGTGGTGCATCCGTCGACCCTCGGCGCTCGCGCCGCGGCCCTGCGCGAAGAGCTGCAGGGCCGGTATGAGGTGCTGCTCGCCGAAGTGCCCGACGCCGAGGCGGCCAAGCGCGTCGAGGTCGCCGCGTTCTGCTGGCAGGTGCTCGGCCAGGCCGACTTCACGCGCAGCGACGCCGTCATCGGGCTCGGCGGCGGCGCGATCACCGATCTCGCCGGCTTCGTCGCCGCCACGTGGCTGCGGGGCGTGCGCGTCGTCCAGGTGCCCACGACCGTGCTCGGAATGGTCGACGCGTCGGTCGGCGGCAAGACCGGCATCAACACGAACGAGGGCAAGAACCTCGTGGGCGTGTTCCACGCGCCCGCGGCGGTGCTCTGCGACTTCGACCTGCTCGACACCCTCCCGAAGAACGAGATCCTGGCCGGATTCGCCGAGATCGTGAAGGCGGGGTTCATCCGCTATCCCGAGATCCTCGACGTGATCGAGGCCGACCCCGAAGCTGCGACCGACCCGGCGACGCCCGAGTTCCGTCGCGTCGTCGAGCTCGCCATCCGCATGAAGGCCGAGGTCGTGAGCGAGGACTTCACCGAGCAGGGCCTGCGCGAGATCCTGAACTACGGCCACACGCTCGGGCATGCGATCGAGCACGCCGAGCGCTACCAGTGGCGCCACGGCGCGGCGGTCGCGGTCGGCATGATGTTCGCCGCCGAGCTCGGCCGGCTGAACGGACGCCTCTCCGACGAGGTCGTCGATCGGCATCGCCGCGTGCTCGAGCTGCTGAGCCTGCCGACGACCTATCCGGCAGGCCGGTGGAACACGCTGCTCGCCACCATGCAGCGCGACAAGAAGGCCCGCGGGGGAGCACTGCGGTTCATCGTGCTCGACGACATCGCGCGGCCGACGGTGCTGCACGCGCCCGACCAGTCGCTGCTCTTCGCCGCGTACCAGGAGATCGGCTCCTGA